One Halobaculum sp. CBA1158 DNA segment encodes these proteins:
- a CDS encoding lysylphosphatidylglycerol synthase transmembrane domain-containing protein: protein MSGYLYRIQDAIRTHGLWVTALLTVAVFFGLFLFGDAPAVVDALGSLELWRIGAVFGLVTLSYGIRFLKWEYYLRTLRIDVPLKTSLLIFVSGLMMVITPGKAGEVWKAWFLRDEQGIPVNQTAPVVGAERVTDLLALAAFAFLGVVLYRQSSTTLIGVTVLFVGGVALLQWRSLCLRILTLCETIPLIGSYADEIREFYDSTYALFRPKQLGVAMVISLVAWGMEGVALWIVLNGFATDASILLALFVLGLGSVVGAASLLPGGLGAAEASMVGMLVFFEYSRAIAVSSTLVIRVGTLWYGAVLGTVVFASYRYVRDRNTLESS from the coding sequence ATGAGCGGGTATCTATATCGAATCCAGGATGCGATCCGGACACATGGTCTCTGGGTAACCGCTCTCTTGACAGTTGCCGTCTTTTTTGGCCTCTTCCTGTTCGGGGATGCCCCTGCAGTTGTTGATGCACTCGGGTCACTCGAATTGTGGCGGATTGGGGCTGTGTTTGGTCTCGTTACTTTGAGTTACGGTATCCGCTTTCTCAAGTGGGAATATTACCTCCGTACACTCCGGATTGACGTTCCGCTCAAGACCAGTCTCCTGATCTTCGTGAGCGGGTTGATGATGGTGATAACTCCGGGAAAGGCTGGTGAAGTTTGGAAGGCCTGGTTTCTCCGAGACGAACAGGGCATCCCGGTGAATCAAACGGCGCCTGTTGTCGGTGCAGAACGTGTGACTGATCTGTTGGCGTTGGCAGCGTTTGCGTTTCTCGGAGTCGTGCTGTATAGACAATCGTCAACGACGCTGATCGGTGTTACCGTGCTATTTGTAGGCGGCGTTGCACTCCTCCAGTGGCGATCGCTTTGTCTACGAATTCTAACTCTATGCGAAACGATCCCTCTGATCGGTTCGTATGCTGATGAGATCAGAGAATTCTATGATAGCACATACGCACTCTTTCGACCAAAGCAGCTAGGCGTGGCGATGGTGATCAGTCTTGTTGCATGGGGAATGGAGGGCGTCGCACTCTGGATTGTGTTGAATGGCTTCGCTACGGACGCGTCGATACTACTAGCACTATTTGTGTTGGGATTAGGTTCGGTTGTCGGGGCTGCGAGTCTGTTACCTGGTGGTCTGGGAGCTGCTGAAGCCAGTATGGTCGGTATGCTGGTCTTTTTTGAATATTCGCGGGCGATTGCCGTCAGCTCAACGTTAGTGATCCGGGTGGGCACACTCTGGTACGGGGCCGTTCTGGGGACTGTCGTCTTCGCCTCCTATCGATACGTTCGCGACCGAAATACTCTAGAATCATCTTAA
- a CDS encoding NAD(P)-dependent oxidoreductase, with translation MSTIEEETSHDNQYDSVVVTGGTGFLGLHTCQHLDEQGWDVTALDLKPFNEEDDTEDIDFIEADVRDEDAVLDAFEEADAGVVVHSAAALPLWDDDEIWEVTVDGTRSVLWAASELDIDRVVYISSTAVYGTHETHPITEESPLDGVGPYGNAKIEAEKVCKDFRRMGMCVPIIRPKTFIGPQRLGVFQVLFDWVEDGANVPLVGWGNNQYQLLHVDDLVRAIKLMFTLEEQDVNDTFNVGTTEYGTMKEDFQALLDEAGTGKRVIGTPAPLTVFALRVLNALNLSPLYPWVYETAHEDSYVSVEKLCDLGWEPEYSNKEALVDTYHWYLENYEENTDNTGKDHRVAWDQGALRFVKRVFQSV, from the coding sequence ATGAGTACGATAGAAGAGGAAACATCTCACGATAACCAATACGACTCCGTGGTTGTCACCGGGGGAACTGGCTTTCTTGGCCTCCATACGTGCCAGCATTTGGATGAACAGGGCTGGGACGTAACTGCACTCGATCTGAAGCCGTTCAACGAAGAGGACGATACAGAGGATATTGACTTCATAGAAGCAGACGTCCGCGACGAGGATGCCGTATTGGATGCGTTTGAAGAAGCTGATGCCGGCGTAGTTGTCCATAGTGCGGCAGCACTTCCTCTCTGGGACGATGACGAAATTTGGGAGGTGACGGTAGACGGCACGCGTTCTGTGCTCTGGGCAGCAAGTGAACTCGACATCGATCGAGTCGTCTACATTTCCTCAACAGCAGTCTATGGAACCCACGAAACGCACCCAATTACGGAAGAGTCACCGCTTGATGGTGTCGGACCATACGGCAACGCCAAAATAGAGGCCGAAAAAGTCTGTAAGGATTTCCGTCGGATGGGGATGTGTGTCCCAATTATTCGGCCGAAAACGTTCATCGGTCCGCAACGGCTCGGAGTCTTCCAGGTTCTGTTTGATTGGGTTGAGGACGGTGCAAATGTTCCACTCGTAGGGTGGGGTAACAATCAATACCAACTCCTGCACGTGGACGATCTCGTGCGAGCAATTAAGTTGATGTTCACGTTGGAGGAGCAGGATGTGAATGACACATTCAACGTGGGTACGACTGAGTACGGCACTATGAAAGAGGACTTCCAAGCATTGCTTGACGAAGCCGGTACTGGGAAGCGTGTGATCGGGACGCCTGCCCCTCTTACTGTGTTTGCGCTCCGCGTGTTGAACGCACTCAATCTCTCACCGCTGTATCCATGGGTATACGAGACTGCTCACGAGGATTCATATGTGTCTGTAGAGAAGTTGTGCGATCTTGGTTGGGAACCCGAATACTCGAATAAGGAGGCTCTAGTTGATACTTATCACTGGTATCTAGAAAACTACGAAGAAAATACTGACAATACTGGGAAGGACCATCGGGTAGCGTGGGATCAGGGCGCTTTACGATTTGTCAAACGTGTGTTTCAGAGTGTGTAA
- a CDS encoding glycosyltransferase family 39 protein: protein MNYKFGQIIDLIERRNGELLLGAVALVGATNLILLLYDIVYALTLSQSIDYAEGFVLNYALNWDAMFQPVETAPHLVTNYPPVYPVIVGILDIIFNNIFFSSRFVSVISGFFVAALSSLLLYRDTDAHSIVALTPGIIFLFSPIVSQRILLARVDILGMTFSIAAIYWFMTRSGRIQLVGSGLLCLLALYTKQSLFVAPAAIVLTLIIRQEFRRATAFSIGLGGVGLGLLGVLTFLTGGEAWLHLVTYNQNTYSLFPVIRKLYSIGQVHLIVFAFAGTAILTMWRALPTVMVAYFIVGSIRILLGGKVGSGPTPYLSMILGAGILAGYFITYWNKELQIGSIRNKVNGRTALVVFLVILQLGAFLSPPVSPYGDAEQADLMIEDGSKVLSEDAGLLIGSNSAINYQPFIMRQLMRQEIVTTDPIINDLDSGEYDYVVLLFNVSHKSEWHTSRWTPEQINAIRDNYKLYAQPDGYWIYKPK, encoded by the coding sequence ATGAATTACAAATTTGGGCAGATTATTGATTTAATCGAAAGGAGAAATGGAGAGCTGTTGTTGGGAGCGGTTGCACTAGTTGGAGCAACAAATCTGATACTGCTCCTGTATGACATCGTATATGCGTTGACTCTGTCACAGTCGATCGATTATGCTGAGGGATTTGTTCTTAATTATGCCCTGAACTGGGACGCTATGTTTCAACCAGTAGAAACTGCACCTCATTTGGTTACTAATTACCCTCCGGTTTACCCTGTTATTGTGGGTATTCTTGATATAATTTTCAACAATATTTTCTTTTCATCTAGATTTGTCTCAGTTATATCTGGATTTTTTGTCGCCGCGTTATCAAGCTTGCTCCTATATCGGGATACCGACGCTCATTCAATTGTGGCACTAACACCCGGGATCATATTTCTTTTCAGCCCAATTGTATCACAGCGTATTCTGTTGGCACGAGTAGATATTCTTGGAATGACATTCTCAATCGCAGCAATTTATTGGTTTATGACACGTAGCGGCCGGATTCAGTTGGTCGGAAGCGGACTTCTCTGTCTTCTTGCGTTGTATACTAAGCAGTCCTTATTTGTGGCGCCAGCAGCAATCGTGTTAACACTTATAATTCGGCAAGAGTTCCGACGAGCAACAGCATTCAGTATAGGGCTCGGTGGTGTCGGACTCGGTCTACTTGGCGTTTTGACTTTTTTGACCGGAGGGGAGGCATGGCTACATTTGGTGACATACAATCAAAATACCTACTCTCTCTTTCCGGTTATAAGAAAATTATATTCTATTGGACAGGTTCATTTGATTGTCTTCGCATTTGCAGGCACAGCAATTTTGACAATGTGGCGGGCGCTGCCGACCGTTATGGTAGCTTACTTTATTGTCGGTAGTATCCGAATTCTTCTTGGGGGTAAGGTTGGGTCGGGACCGACACCCTATCTGAGTATGATTCTCGGTGCGGGAATTCTTGCTGGATACTTTATTACCTATTGGAATAAGGAACTACAGATAGGAAGTATTCGTAATAAGGTAAACGGTAGAACTGCACTAGTAGTCTTTCTAGTCATATTACAACTCGGGGCATTCCTATCCCCACCAGTTTCACCATATGGAGACGCTGAGCAGGCTGACCTAATGATAGAAGATGGTTCAAAGGTGCTATCGGAGGATGCTGGATTGCTTATTGGGTCTAATAGTGCTATTAATTATCAGCCATTTATTATGCGGCAGTTAATGCGGCAAGAAATAGTCACCACAGACCCCATAATCAACGATCTTGACTCGGGAGAATATGACTATGTTGTATTATTATTTAATGTGTCACATAAATCAGAGTGGCACACAAGCCGATGGACTCCGGAACAGATCAATGCCATTCGTGATAATTATAAATTATATGCTCAACCAGATGGGTATTGGATCTATAAACCAAAATAA
- a CDS encoding UbiA prenyltransferase family protein gives MAESSHTSNPVTTVTGLVREIRPWQWYKQGVMLLGIIFSRNLLNAEAWISLLIGVVSFTAVAGATYIFNDINDLEEDRNHPEKQHRPIASGQVPVPVAIVFGGSLTLVGLVAAYSLGPFFLVVLLVYLAQNALYSLYLKQLVFVDVLLVAVGFVLRAIAGVIAIDVFLSPWLIVSTFLLALVLALGKRRNELEITSNPRDSREVLGEYSKGNLDQLLVMTMATLLMAYSLYTFSRTDPTMMVTLPFAFFGVFRYHHLVHTTDVAGQPEYLLTDRPSIANLIMWGLVAIAVLYNVPELAIEVVR, from the coding sequence ATGGCTGAATCGTCGCACACGAGTAATCCAGTTACTACGGTTACCGGGCTAGTTCGAGAAATTCGTCCGTGGCAGTGGTACAAACAGGGCGTGATGCTTCTAGGCATCATCTTCTCAAGGAACCTTCTTAATGCTGAAGCGTGGATCAGCCTACTCATTGGTGTCGTGTCATTCACCGCTGTTGCTGGGGCGACCTACATCTTTAACGACATTAACGACTTAGAAGAGGATCGCAATCATCCTGAAAAACAGCATCGTCCCATCGCTAGTGGACAGGTGCCTGTCCCGGTTGCGATTGTCTTTGGCGGCTCTCTCACACTCGTCGGATTGGTAGCTGCGTACAGCCTCGGACCGTTCTTTCTAGTTGTATTACTTGTATACCTCGCCCAGAATGCCCTTTACTCACTCTATTTAAAACAACTTGTATTCGTTGACGTGTTGCTCGTTGCGGTGGGATTCGTACTCCGTGCGATTGCTGGCGTCATCGCTATTGACGTGTTCCTGAGTCCGTGGCTTATCGTCAGCACCTTTCTCCTTGCGCTGGTGCTCGCGCTCGGGAAACGACGTAACGAACTCGAGATCACATCAAATCCACGCGATAGTCGAGAGGTGCTTGGAGAGTACTCCAAAGGGAACCTCGATCAATTGCTCGTGATGACGATGGCAACCTTGCTGATGGCATACTCGCTGTACACGTTCTCCCGCACCGATCCAACGATGATGGTGACACTCCCGTTTGCTTTTTTCGGCGTGTTCCGCTACCATCATCTCGTTCATACAACCGACGTGGCTGGACAACCAGAATATCTCCTCACAGATCGCCCTTCGATCGCGAACCTGATTATGTGGGGTCTCGTAGCGATTGCTGTCCTCTACAACGTCCCCGAACTTGCAATTGAGGTAGTTCGATGA
- a CDS encoding PHP domain-containing protein translates to MKKYDLQVHMDASPCSRASPEDVVEAALEAGLDGIAITNHDTLEDFDAVSTLAPADLTVIPGVEVTTTQGHLLALNVNKAPPQDDPLTVIDAIHDQDGLAILSHPFDKLREYYSDNLAEIASVIDGVEVLNSRCLIPQYNQNARSFAEKHSLTITGGSDAHFPMEVGRAYTMCEEPILNAIREGATETGGRGGYFSGHVATKLNDALSYLNL, encoded by the coding sequence ATGAAAAAGTATGATTTGCAGGTGCATATGGATGCATCACCTTGTTCACGAGCAAGCCCCGAAGATGTGGTTGAAGCAGCGTTGGAAGCCGGATTGGACGGGATTGCAATCACGAACCACGATACGCTTGAAGACTTTGATGCGGTGAGTACGCTTGCACCTGCGGACCTGACTGTCATCCCTGGCGTTGAAGTAACAACGACACAGGGCCATCTGCTTGCGCTTAATGTCAATAAGGCGCCACCACAGGACGACCCGCTAACAGTTATTGATGCGATACATGATCAAGATGGGCTCGCTATTCTATCACATCCATTTGACAAGCTTCGGGAATACTACAGCGATAATCTGGCTGAGATTGCTAGTGTGATTGACGGCGTCGAAGTGCTAAACTCGCGTTGTCTTATTCCTCAGTATAACCAAAACGCACGCTCGTTCGCAGAAAAACATAGCCTCACTATCACGGGCGGAAGTGACGCTCACTTCCCAATGGAAGTGGGACGGGCTTATACGATGTGTGAAGAACCAATCCTCAATGCAATTCGTGAGGGGGCGACGGAAACTGGTGGTCGCGGTGGCTATTTCTCCGGGCACGTTGCAACGAAGCTCAACGATGCACTCTCTTATCTGAACTTATGA
- a CDS encoding polysaccharide biosynthesis C-terminal domain-containing protein, which yields MSKGLVAKISLAVIGFLGSIVFARTLGPVGYGAFSVLVSVANILDNPVRGLGTACQKYIAEEGRSDGEILTIGLVGTTVLGGIVVAGLLIVGPRINYFDIENGPYYVAVVFVGLIFFKTLQPMVSGQGKFGTAVFLDSLRSLFTIPLQVALVLLGWGVGGMIYGLTAASLLTVPFSLRVLGVRPQLPSKQTVEDILSYSKYSISSSFVGSAYGQLDILLLGAVIGSGASGQYRIALQLALPGALLSMVMGSGLLAEVSSLASRGEEVAQQVTNNVSFTSLFAIPLFFGALAMPESIIVTVFGEAYRDAVPLLIGLAVYQILKTQSVQISSVLEGFGRPDLMLYLSTVTLVVNLGLGVLLIFQMGALGVVLATIVAEGTKLVLMTYYARREIPYNPFPPAIRYQVVAGVGMFLIIDLLHGFWGVSSWFELLGLVGVGAVLYGLFLVSLSDIFMDTARTIISDAQEQYLGR from the coding sequence GTGTCGAAGGGACTGGTAGCCAAGATTTCTCTCGCCGTTATCGGGTTTCTCGGCAGCATCGTGTTCGCGCGAACTCTCGGTCCGGTCGGATATGGTGCATTCAGCGTTCTCGTCTCGGTCGCGAACATCCTTGACAATCCCGTACGTGGACTGGGGACCGCCTGTCAGAAATACATCGCTGAAGAGGGCCGCAGCGACGGAGAAATACTCACCATCGGTCTGGTTGGGACTACAGTCCTCGGTGGTATCGTGGTCGCAGGGCTATTGATTGTCGGCCCACGTATCAATTACTTCGATATCGAGAACGGGCCATATTACGTAGCCGTAGTGTTCGTCGGGCTCATATTCTTCAAAACGTTACAACCCATGGTTTCCGGTCAAGGGAAGTTCGGCACCGCAGTATTCCTTGACTCACTTCGATCGCTATTCACGATACCACTACAAGTCGCGCTAGTTCTCCTCGGCTGGGGAGTGGGAGGTATGATTTACGGTCTGACGGCCGCCTCTTTGCTAACCGTTCCATTCTCGCTCCGCGTGCTCGGTGTGAGACCGCAACTACCGAGTAAACAGACTGTCGAGGACATTCTCTCGTATTCTAAGTATTCAATATCTAGTAGTTTCGTCGGATCTGCATACGGACAACTGGATATCCTGTTGCTTGGTGCTGTCATAGGCTCTGGCGCATCGGGGCAGTATCGGATCGCGTTGCAACTCGCTTTGCCGGGAGCATTGTTGTCGATGGTCATGGGGTCGGGGCTTCTTGCAGAGGTGAGCTCCCTGGCCAGCCGGGGCGAGGAAGTGGCACAACAGGTGACTAATAACGTCTCGTTCACCTCGTTGTTCGCTATTCCGCTGTTCTTCGGCGCATTAGCCATGCCTGAGTCGATCATCGTCACCGTGTTCGGAGAGGCATATCGTGATGCGGTGCCGTTGCTTATCGGGCTCGCAGTTTATCAAATACTCAAGACACAGTCGGTACAGATCTCTTCAGTACTCGAAGGGTTTGGTCGTCCGGATCTCATGTTATATCTCAGTACGGTCACGCTGGTCGTGAACCTCGGCTTGGGAGTCTTACTCATATTCCAGATGGGTGCCCTGGGTGTCGTCTTGGCAACGATCGTTGCAGAAGGAACAAAACTGGTACTCATGACGTACTATGCGCGTCGCGAGATTCCGTACAATCCGTTTCCACCGGCGATTCGATATCAGGTCGTCGCCGGCGTTGGAATGTTTCTCATCATCGATCTCTTACACGGCTTCTGGGGAGTTTCCTCGTGGTTCGAACTTCTCGGACTCGTCGGAGTCGGTGCCGTCCTCTATGGTCTGTTTCTCGTTTCTCTCTCGGACATTTTCATGGATACGGCTCGTACGATCATCTCTGACGCACAAGAACAGTACCTCGGACGTTGA
- a CDS encoding glycosyltransferase family 39 protein: MDEVFYAQAGISMIEGNMHGNPTHMHAPLAKYLIGASQWLFGVSEETIRAPIAMIGVASITVIYGTARYVFNRLTALVAALLLAALPEYNYYATMAMLDVPLAVVVTAAFGVTVWWYREERDGQAASILGTLSVFAGSIKVQGALYVFGLLAIVSWMALVEHRNRWRRIVRAYTVGAVLTFILVYLPFAFSPAPTYYGGATPPEIAQTIFSIPWLGSVAFAFAASIVHNLSHLDNGHRVIVLGTTYFSPPAWVLPYWIATFGGIPYLAGLVTAVIAALGRIGDRGIRIGFVGLLIGPLLIHSVLSVKLSRYLVPLYPLLALAAGYLIVKISMVVVRFVSDQRSKKLASQRRLVAVAITLLLLISIVPPSLGGATTHDSIRTDSGIGDASKDITNHASENTQATAIVVNPLPFRWYLGEHRVGKFTKNVHVPKQFAVGDRSVTLVGTKYSNIGTVLDKRRPCLVVVSTSWVDKVDEDNSVLQYIEDSIDNRDNIKRHGEFMVIDTCSGDS; this comes from the coding sequence ATGGACGAAGTGTTCTACGCGCAAGCAGGTATTTCGATGATCGAAGGAAATATGCATGGAAACCCAACGCATATGCATGCTCCGCTCGCAAAGTACCTGATTGGTGCTTCACAGTGGTTGTTTGGGGTTTCCGAGGAAACAATCCGTGCACCAATTGCGATGATCGGGGTCGCTTCTATCACCGTGATCTATGGAACTGCACGGTACGTTTTCAACCGTCTGACCGCACTCGTCGCGGCGTTGCTCCTTGCTGCTCTTCCAGAGTATAACTACTATGCCACGATGGCGATGCTTGACGTTCCGCTAGCGGTAGTCGTGACTGCGGCCTTCGGCGTGACCGTCTGGTGGTATCGCGAAGAACGCGACGGTCAAGCAGCATCCATACTTGGCACATTGAGCGTGTTTGCCGGTTCGATCAAGGTACAAGGTGCCCTCTACGTGTTCGGATTGTTGGCAATCGTTTCTTGGATGGCACTCGTCGAACATCGTAACCGTTGGCGACGGATCGTACGGGCGTACACCGTGGGGGCTGTACTCACATTCATACTTGTCTATTTACCGTTCGCGTTCTCTCCAGCACCGACGTACTACGGCGGGGCCACACCCCCAGAAATCGCACAAACGATTTTCTCGATACCGTGGCTCGGAAGCGTCGCATTCGCCTTTGCAGCGTCGATAGTTCACAATCTCTCGCATTTGGATAACGGCCACCGAGTTATCGTGCTGGGGACGACGTACTTTTCGCCTCCAGCGTGGGTCCTTCCCTACTGGATCGCCACGTTCGGTGGTATTCCGTACCTTGCCGGACTCGTCACAGCGGTGATCGCAGCGCTCGGCCGGATCGGAGATCGAGGGATCCGCATCGGATTCGTGGGACTCCTGATCGGCCCACTTCTCATCCACTCAGTATTATCTGTTAAACTATCTAGATATCTCGTCCCATTATATCCGCTGCTTGCTCTCGCGGCGGGATACTTAATTGTGAAAATTTCCATGGTAGTTGTCAGATTTGTCTCCGATCAGCGTTCGAAGAAGCTGGCCTCACAAAGGAGACTCGTGGCGGTCGCAATCACGCTATTACTCTTGATTTCGATCGTTCCACCATCACTCGGAGGGGCGACCACACACGACTCGATCCGAACCGATTCAGGTATCGGGGACGCCTCGAAAGATATCACGAACCACGCAAGCGAAAATACCCAAGCGACTGCTATCGTGGTAAATCCGCTTCCGTTTCGATGGTATCTCGGGGAACATCGGGTCGGGAAGTTTACTAAGAACGTACACGTTCCGAAACAGTTCGCGGTGGGAGACAGATCGGTTACCCTCGTCGGAACAAAATATAGCAACATCGGTACCGTCTTGGACAAACGCCGTCCTTGTCTCGTCGTCGTCTCGACCTCGTGGGTCGATAAGGTCGACGAGGACAACTCGGTGTTGCAATATATAGAGGATAGTATAGATAATCGTGATAATATCAAACGACACGGCGAATTCATGGTGATAGACACCTGCTCGGGGGATTCCTGA
- a CDS encoding sulfatase — translation MNIALITVDSLRADHVGFNGYDRDTTPTLDERADESHIFTDTVAHACATRPSFPSILTSTHGLLYGGFDHLADEQVPLSVPLSDSGYATAGFHSNPYLSAQFGYDRGFDHFSDSERDPTFASRLRRYVSENVGGRVNDLLSWVHTKTEEHAGVDVGDYYKDATTLTDEALEWVESVQEPWFLWVHYMDPHHPYIPPSEHQAFGEPISKRRGVKLRQRVLDDPDGLSESDWSDLVDLYDAEIRYTDAEIGRLLDGIGNATWAVTADHGEEFHEHGGFGHKNRFYEEHVHVPFMLGGVHGSGVHNHLVGLNDVPMTLLRLADVDVPDTYRGVDAREGTRDRVLGGWAGDVGTDLDRGRLMSRTETEKYIRDISDDTEEMYDLCSDPEESHNRTTFQGKSDHRTAVDSFIEEVKRTSERAQAVEISDDLENQLENLGYME, via the coding sequence ATGAACATAGCCCTGATCACGGTCGACTCTCTTCGAGCAGATCACGTCGGATTTAACGGATATGACCGTGATACGACCCCTACGCTCGACGAGCGCGCGGACGAATCCCACATCTTCACCGATACGGTGGCGCACGCATGCGCGACGAGACCGTCCTTTCCATCGATACTGACTTCGACCCATGGGCTTCTATACGGCGGGTTCGACCACCTCGCCGATGAGCAGGTCCCTCTCTCGGTTCCCCTCTCGGATTCGGGGTATGCGACCGCCGGTTTCCATTCAAATCCATATCTCTCCGCACAATTCGGGTATGATCGCGGATTCGACCACTTCAGCGACTCCGAGCGGGATCCCACGTTTGCGTCCCGGCTACGCCGATATGTCTCCGAGAACGTCGGCGGTCGGGTCAACGACCTGCTATCGTGGGTTCACACGAAAACTGAAGAACACGCCGGTGTCGATGTCGGGGACTACTATAAAGACGCAACCACCTTGACCGACGAAGCACTCGAATGGGTTGAATCGGTACAGGAACCCTGGTTTTTGTGGGTACACTACATGGACCCACACCACCCGTATATCCCTCCCTCGGAGCATCAAGCCTTCGGGGAGCCCATCTCCAAACGACGGGGAGTCAAGCTTCGACAACGAGTACTTGATGACCCCGATGGTCTGAGCGAATCGGATTGGAGCGATCTCGTCGATCTCTATGACGCCGAGATCCGCTACACCGACGCTGAAATAGGTCGACTTCTCGATGGTATCGGAAACGCGACGTGGGCAGTTACGGCCGACCACGGCGAAGAGTTCCACGAACATGGTGGCTTCGGTCACAAGAATCGGTTCTACGAGGAACACGTACACGTACCGTTCATGTTGGGTGGCGTTCACGGATCGGGCGTTCACAACCACCTCGTCGGACTGAACGACGTTCCGATGACGCTCCTGCGACTTGCCGACGTGGACGTTCCGGACACCTATCGCGGGGTCGACGCACGCGAAGGTACCCGTGACCGCGTTCTCGGTGGGTGGGCTGGAGACGTAGGAACGGACCTCGATCGTGGTCGACTAATGAGTCGAACTGAGACGGAAAAATACATTCGCGATATCAGCGACGACACGGAGGAAATGTATGATCTATGTTCCGATCCGGAAGAATCTCACAACCGTACCACTTTCCAGGGCAAGTCAGACCACCGAACTGCCGTGGACTCGTTCATTGAGGAGGTCAAACGAACTTCTGAACGGGCTCAAGCCGTCGAGATAAGCGACGACCTCGAAAACCAACTCGAAAATCTCGGATACATGGAATGA